The Phycisphaeraceae bacterium genome has a window encoding:
- a CDS encoding undecaprenyl-phosphate glucose phosphotransferase: MLRERHQVFRTILIGCDAACILAAQVGAYLIRFEFMPHTARNPSYDTHAVPLVLLPLMVFALFRAGLYQPRRDQRFVREAGVILRAVTLGALLVVLGYYLLKKRFFTGEGFPEDLSRAQFAIFAGLAFIILLVWRFSFRSALQALRKRGWNLRHVAIIGTGRLGQVVYHTLSRNTWTGIKPAYFISHGEQVTTPTLCGLPVLGGLNRIDDILREHEVSGVFVALPQRKAVELPRLLSHLDRHAIDVRVVPDVTPKYAPIAMTTSDLDGMPILTLRQSPLMGWAAVSKRIIDVAGAMAALVVFLPLMAVIALLVRLSGPGPVIFRQPRASLGGRQFMIFKFRTMHHVAQEQQTLTDEGRGEDAWTSPGDPRITRIGRILRRTSLDELPQLFNVLLGEMSLVGPRPERPELVAKFREDWRGYILRQHVKAGMTGWAQVNGLRGRTSLKKRLQYDLFYIRNWSLGFDLRILWLTLLRGFVHPNAQ; the protein is encoded by the coding sequence GTGCTTCGAGAGCGCCACCAGGTCTTCCGGACCATCCTGATCGGATGCGATGCGGCGTGCATTCTGGCGGCCCAGGTGGGGGCGTACCTCATCCGCTTCGAGTTCATGCCCCACACCGCCCGGAACCCGTCGTACGACACCCACGCCGTTCCGCTGGTGCTGCTGCCGCTGATGGTGTTCGCCCTGTTCCGCGCCGGCCTGTACCAGCCCCGGCGGGATCAGCGGTTCGTGCGAGAGGCCGGGGTGATCCTTCGGGCGGTGACGCTCGGCGCCCTTCTGGTGGTGCTTGGCTACTACCTGCTGAAGAAGCGGTTCTTCACCGGCGAGGGCTTCCCCGAAGACCTGAGCCGCGCGCAGTTTGCGATCTTCGCCGGTCTGGCGTTCATCATCCTCCTGGTGTGGCGGTTCTCGTTCCGGTCGGCGCTTCAGGCCCTGCGAAAGCGCGGCTGGAACCTGCGTCACGTGGCCATCATCGGGACGGGTCGTCTCGGCCAGGTCGTCTATCACACGTTGTCGCGCAACACATGGACGGGGATCAAGCCGGCCTACTTCATCTCGCACGGCGAACAGGTCACCACGCCCACGCTCTGCGGCCTGCCCGTGCTGGGGGGACTGAACCGGATCGACGACATTCTGCGCGAGCACGAGGTGTCCGGCGTCTTCGTGGCCCTTCCGCAGCGGAAGGCGGTGGAGCTGCCGCGACTGCTCTCGCATCTGGATCGTCATGCGATTGACGTTCGCGTGGTGCCCGACGTGACGCCCAAGTACGCCCCCATCGCCATGACCACGAGTGATCTGGACGGCATGCCGATCCTCACCTTGCGGCAAAGTCCGCTGATGGGGTGGGCGGCGGTCAGCAAGCGAATCATCGACGTGGCCGGGGCGATGGCGGCCCTGGTGGTGTTCCTGCCCCTGATGGCGGTGATCGCACTGCTGGTCCGGCTCAGCGGACCGGGGCCGGTCATCTTTCGTCAGCCGCGGGCCAGTCTGGGCGGCAGGCAGTTCATGATCTTCAAGTTCCGGACCATGCATCATGTGGCCCAGGAGCAGCAGACCCTGACCGACGAAGGGCGGGGCGAGGATGCCTGGACCAGTCCGGGCGACCCGCGCATCACCCGCATCGGAAGGATTCTTCGGCGGACCAGTCTGGATGAGCTGCCGCAACTCTTCAATGTCCTGCTGGGTGAGATGTCGCTGGTGGGTCCGCGACCGGAACGTCCGGAACTGGTCGCCAAGTTCCGGGAGGACTGGCGGGGCTACATTCTCCGTCAGCACGTCAAGGCCGGCATGACCGGCTGGGCGCAGGTCAACGGGCTTCGGGGCCGGACCAGTCTGAAGAAGCGTCTTCAGTACGATCTGTTCTATATCCGTAACTGGTCGCTGGGATTCGACTTGCGCATTCTCTGGCTGACCCTGCTCCGTGGGTTCGTCCACCCCAACGCCCAGTGA
- a CDS encoding J domain-containing protein, with protein MASSTDLYDILGVKRTASADEIRAAYRKLARQLHPDVNKAPDAAQKFARVQEAYDILSDADKRRAYDQFGHAGVASGAAAGGSGGPFRGQYRASRGGPDVHFGGMDPDEFASIFDQFMGGGFAGRGGAAPRQQPARGRDIEHTIRVPFRVAALGGEETLRIRRSDDHAETVEVRIPPGTASGTKMRLRGRGESARPGGKRGDLILTIEVEPHPWFRRDGLDLMLDVPITIAEAALGATVTVPLLEGQVQVTVPPGTSSGKRLRIRGRGLRDGQGRQGDFYVVIQIVAPAGLSQEDRRLLSEIGARLENPRDNAPWADKMG; from the coding sequence ATGGCCAGCTCCACAGACCTCTATGACATTCTGGGCGTCAAGCGGACGGCGTCGGCGGACGAAATCCGCGCGGCCTACCGGAAACTGGCGCGCCAGCTTCATCCCGATGTGAACAAGGCGCCGGATGCGGCGCAGAAGTTCGCCCGCGTGCAGGAGGCGTATGACATTCTGTCAGACGCCGACAAACGCCGCGCCTACGACCAGTTCGGGCACGCCGGCGTCGCCTCCGGCGCTGCGGCGGGGGGATCGGGGGGGCCTTTCCGAGGCCAATACCGTGCCTCGCGCGGAGGTCCGGATGTCCACTTCGGCGGGATGGATCCCGACGAGTTCGCGTCGATCTTCGACCAGTTCATGGGCGGGGGCTTCGCCGGGCGCGGGGGCGCCGCCCCGCGCCAGCAGCCGGCTCGCGGTCGGGACATCGAGCACACGATCCGCGTACCCTTCCGCGTGGCGGCGCTGGGAGGCGAGGAAACGCTCCGCATCAGGCGAAGCGACGATCATGCCGAAACCGTCGAAGTTCGCATTCCGCCGGGAACGGCGTCCGGGACGAAGATGCGTCTTCGGGGCCGGGGCGAAAGTGCTCGTCCCGGCGGCAAGCGCGGCGACCTGATTCTGACCATCGAGGTGGAGCCGCACCCCTGGTTCAGACGCGACGGGCTGGACCTGATGCTCGATGTGCCCATCACCATCGCCGAGGCCGCGCTCGGCGCCACGGTGACCGTGCCGCTGCTGGAGGGCCAGGTGCAGGTGACGGTGCCTCCCGGCACGTCGAGCGGGAAGCGTCTTCGAATACGAGGCAGGGGGCTTCGAGACGGCCAGGGACGACAGGGGGACTTCTACGTCGTCATTCAGATCGTGGCTCCCGCGGGGCTTTCACAGGAGGATCGGCGCCTTCTCTCGGAAATTGGCGCTCGCCTTGAGAATCCCAGAGACAACGCGCCATGGGCCGATAAGATGGGGTAG
- a CDS encoding sigma-70 family RNA polymerase sigma factor: protein MSSEPMNQHGDEAALISRAKGGDRTAQETLWSTNRRWVAAIIMAHRPRSVEIEDLMQDVAVKFVSKIRTLRDAGAFRPWLRQIAINACRGSARRARPAVRIGDPERLESGEVSPPASTRERGGHTVEHRDAAEKLYRQVLTLPSEYAEPLLMRCLHEMSYQQISDILELPVTTVETRLARARRMLREEMGTEGLADGIQ, encoded by the coding sequence GTGTCCAGTGAGCCAATGAACCAGCACGGGGATGAGGCCGCGCTCATCTCGCGCGCCAAGGGGGGTGACCGAACGGCTCAGGAAACGCTCTGGTCAACAAACCGGCGATGGGTGGCGGCGATCATCATGGCCCACCGCCCGCGATCGGTGGAGATCGAGGATCTGATGCAGGACGTGGCGGTGAAGTTCGTGAGCAAGATTCGCACCCTGCGCGACGCCGGGGCCTTCCGCCCGTGGCTTCGCCAGATTGCGATCAACGCCTGCCGCGGGTCGGCCCGTCGAGCCCGCCCGGCGGTGCGGATCGGCGATCCGGAGCGGCTGGAGTCCGGAGAGGTCTCGCCGCCTGCATCAACTCGCGAACGGGGCGGCCACACGGTCGAGCACCGTGACGCGGCCGAGAAGCTCTACCGCCAGGTGCTCACCCTGCCATCGGAATACGCCGAGCCGCTGCTCATGCGCTGCCTGCACGAGATGAGTTATCAGCAGATCAGCGACATTCTCGAACTGCCCGTGACGACCGTCGAAACCCGCCTGGCCCGCGCCAGACGCATGTTGCGTGAAGAAATGGGAACGGAAGGGCTCGCCGACGGCATCCAGTAG
- a CDS encoding twin-arginine translocase subunit TatC produces MSTRLDQIDPDAATMSFGDHLEELRRRVILALIIPLPLAIATYFVSGGLLRWICAPLRSALRRHGLPESLQVLGPAEALMTQIKISIIAALILSAPWVFWQAWLFVRPGLYRHERRFVYFLIPGSAILTTAGVSVFYWLFLPLVLTVLVSFGSVLDDEMSFEALKEQAVAAAPEEPLPPAMNLPILATPPREMKPGDVWLTPDHELMIVVPRDRGMDPAHAPKDANGDPLPVPLEVRRIPLVRSTAISQEFRLTSYVNFVLLLMLGMVLAFQTPLVMLLLGWLDILRPDTLRRNRKYALFWSAVLGAVLTPADPWSMLAMMIPLYVLFELGLVMMTVFPASRIAGKPVAK; encoded by the coding sequence ATGTCCACCCGCCTGGACCAGATTGACCCGGACGCCGCCACCATGAGTTTCGGCGACCACCTGGAGGAATTGCGCCGTCGGGTGATTCTGGCGCTGATCATCCCGCTCCCGCTGGCGATTGCGACCTACTTCGTCAGCGGGGGACTGCTGCGATGGATCTGCGCCCCGCTGCGGAGCGCGCTGCGCCGGCACGGCCTGCCCGAGTCGCTTCAGGTGCTCGGCCCCGCCGAGGCCCTGATGACGCAGATCAAGATCAGCATCATCGCGGCGCTGATTCTCTCCGCGCCGTGGGTCTTCTGGCAGGCGTGGCTGTTCGTGCGACCAGGGTTGTACCGGCACGAACGTCGGTTCGTCTACTTCCTCATCCCCGGCAGCGCCATCCTGACAACCGCCGGGGTCTCGGTGTTCTACTGGCTGTTTCTGCCGCTGGTCCTGACCGTGCTGGTGTCCTTCGGCTCGGTGCTGGATGATGAGATGTCCTTCGAGGCGCTGAAGGAGCAGGCCGTCGCCGCGGCGCCTGAAGAGCCGCTTCCCCCCGCGATGAATCTGCCGATTCTCGCCACGCCCCCCCGCGAGATGAAGCCGGGCGATGTGTGGCTGACGCCCGATCACGAACTGATGATCGTGGTGCCCCGCGACCGCGGGATGGACCCCGCGCACGCGCCGAAGGACGCGAACGGCGACCCGCTCCCCGTGCCGCTTGAAGTGCGGCGGATTCCGCTGGTCAGGTCCACCGCCATTTCGCAGGAGTTCCGCCTCACGTCCTACGTCAATTTCGTGCTGTTGCTCATGCTGGGAATGGTGCTGGCCTTCCAGACGCCGCTGGTCATGCTGCTGCTGGGATGGCTGGACATCCTGCGTCCCGACACCCTGCGGCGGAACCGGAAGTACGCCCTGTTCTGGAGCGCGGTCCTCGGCGCGGTGCTGACCCCCGCGGACCCCTGGTCCATGCTGGCCATGATGATTCCGCTCTACGTCCTCTTCGAACTGGGGCTGGTGATGATGACCGTCTTCCCCGCCTCCCGCATTGCCGGCAAGCCCGTGGCGAAATGA
- a CDS encoding nucleoside deaminase — MERAIELANRAAALDEVPVGAVIYRGAEIIAEAHNTRETDADPVGHAELLAIRLAARRLGRWRLSGCSLAVTLEPCPMCAGALVNARIDRLVYGARDPKAGACGSLFRIPTDVRLNHRVEIIEGVMAKECGKLLTDFFRTKRQLTRERRAKAG; from the coding sequence ATGGAGCGGGCCATCGAACTGGCCAACCGCGCCGCCGCCCTCGATGAAGTTCCGGTGGGCGCCGTCATCTACCGGGGCGCCGAGATCATCGCCGAAGCCCACAACACGCGCGAAACCGACGCCGACCCGGTCGGGCATGCTGAGCTGCTCGCCATCCGGCTCGCCGCGCGGCGACTGGGCCGCTGGCGACTCTCGGGGTGCTCGCTCGCCGTCACGCTCGAGCCCTGCCCGATGTGCGCCGGGGCGCTGGTCAACGCCCGCATCGACCGGCTGGTCTACGGCGCCCGCGATCCCAAGGCGGGAGCGTGCGGCTCGCTCTTCCGCATCCCCACCGACGTGCGGCTCAATCACCGCGTCGAGATCATCGAGGGCGTCATGGCGAAGGAGTGCGGCAAGCTGCTTACCGACTTCTTCCGCACCAAGCGGCAGCTCACCCGCGAGCGCCGGGCGAAGGCCGGCTGA
- the truD gene encoding tRNA pseudouridine(13) synthase TruD, whose amino-acid sequence MSGEESLAGDSSPQATGRGAGLPHRSPLPARFLLEGEGVGGRLKEHPEDFVVDELPLYQPSGQGEHLYVCVRKQGLSHHEAMRALSSHFGVPERRIGFAGMKDKHAVTSQVFSIHVGNATFPTATGAIRPGLEIAWMERHGNKLRRGHLAGNRFSIRIRGVDPLLAPRAARRLAHLERLGAPNAFGPQRFGYRANNHVLGAYLVHRAWQAALDELLGSCGTPFPAYQAERRRLYDEGRHGDAAALWTRSDHAELAALRALSEGADARRACLAIGRAQLGFYVNAFQSAVFNWLLDDRIARGALGTLEPGDLAWKHDSRAVFAVTEELCASGELMDRLATLEISPSGPLWGPGMTTASGVVGERERAALAEAGVTIEHLEQSPIRVEGARRAMRVRLAHPDVDSGFDEHGPYVRVAFDLERGAYATVVLREIMRAEVDGDEER is encoded by the coding sequence ATGAGCGGCGAGGAATCGCTCGCGGGTGACTCATCGCCGCAGGCGACGGGGCGCGGCGCGGGCCTGCCGCACAGGAGCCCGCTGCCGGCGCGGTTTCTGCTTGAGGGAGAGGGCGTGGGCGGGCGACTCAAGGAGCACCCCGAGGACTTCGTGGTGGATGAACTGCCGCTCTACCAGCCCAGCGGGCAGGGTGAGCACCTGTACGTGTGCGTGCGCAAGCAGGGGCTTTCCCATCACGAGGCGATGCGAGCGCTGTCGAGCCACTTCGGCGTGCCGGAGCGGCGCATCGGCTTCGCGGGCATGAAGGACAAGCACGCGGTCACCTCGCAGGTGTTCTCCATCCATGTGGGGAACGCGACGTTCCCGACAGCGACGGGCGCCATCCGACCGGGGCTGGAGATCGCCTGGATGGAGCGGCACGGCAACAAGCTGCGCCGCGGTCACCTGGCGGGCAACCGCTTCTCGATCCGGATTCGGGGGGTCGATCCGCTGCTCGCGCCCCGCGCAGCCAGACGGTTGGCGCACCTGGAGCGACTGGGCGCGCCCAACGCCTTCGGACCGCAGCGATTCGGGTACCGGGCCAACAATCACGTCCTGGGCGCGTACCTCGTTCATCGCGCCTGGCAGGCGGCGTTGGATGAACTGCTGGGGTCGTGCGGCACGCCGTTTCCGGCGTATCAGGCGGAGCGGCGTCGGCTGTATGACGAGGGGCGTCATGGCGACGCCGCCGCGCTGTGGACGCGCAGCGATCATGCCGAACTGGCCGCCCTGCGGGCGCTGTCGGAAGGCGCGGACGCCCGTCGGGCGTGTCTGGCCATCGGACGCGCGCAGCTTGGCTTCTATGTCAACGCCTTCCAGTCGGCCGTGTTCAACTGGCTGCTGGATGACCGGATCGCCCGCGGAGCGCTGGGGACGCTGGAGCCGGGAGACCTGGCGTGGAAGCACGACTCGCGGGCGGTGTTCGCGGTGACGGAGGAACTGTGTGCGTCCGGTGAACTGATGGATCGACTGGCGACGCTGGAGATCTCCCCGTCCGGCCCCCTGTGGGGTCCGGGCATGACGACCGCGTCGGGCGTGGTGGGCGAGCGTGAACGGGCGGCGCTGGCTGAAGCCGGTGTGACGATCGAGCACCTGGAGCAGTCGCCCATTCGCGTGGAAGGCGCGCGACGCGCCATGCGCGTTCGGCTCGCACACCCGGACGTTGATTCGGGATTCGATGAGCACGGACCGTACGTGCGCGTGGCGTTCGACCTGGAGCGCGGCGCCTACGCCACCGTAGTGCTGCGCGAGATCATGCGCGCCGAGGTGGATGGCGACGAGGAGCGATGA
- a CDS encoding bifunctional nuclease family protein: MPVRMELSRILIREMTDQQIIELTEIDGERRFPIVIGLAEAVAIERRLKGIEIPRPQTHDLLAATIKALGGTLRKIVIHDLNDATFYAKLVIEQQGRMIEVDSRPSDAIALGVADNVEIEVAESVLSQTQTDAGDDADDPDVDDDDLEFT; encoded by the coding sequence ATGCCTGTTCGGATGGAACTCTCGCGCATCCTGATCCGCGAGATGACGGACCAGCAGATCATCGAACTCACCGAGATCGACGGCGAGCGGCGCTTTCCCATCGTCATCGGGCTGGCGGAGGCGGTGGCGATCGAGCGCCGGCTCAAGGGCATCGAGATTCCCCGCCCGCAGACGCATGACCTGCTCGCCGCGACCATCAAGGCGCTGGGCGGAACGCTCCGCAAGATCGTGATTCACGATCTCAACGACGCCACGTTCTACGCCAAGCTGGTGATCGAGCAGCAGGGTCGGATGATCGAGGTGGACTCCCGCCCGTCGGACGCCATCGCCCTGGGCGTTGCGGACAACGTGGAGATCGAAGTGGCCGAGTCGGTGCTCTCGCAGACGCAGACTGATGCGGGCGACGACGCGGATGATCCCGACGTGGATGATGATGATCTGGAGTTCACATGA
- a CDS encoding NAD(P)-dependent oxidoreductase, with protein sequence METSPKRIAWIGLGVMGLPMAGHLLRQGHRLTVYTRTRGKASPLLEQGAAWADTPAAASDGADIAISMVGMPSDVEETHLGPSGTLAAANPPKLLIDMTTSRPSLARRIHREAARRGAGSLDAPVSGGDVGARNASLSIMVGGDAADFERALPILRAMGRTIIHQGGPGAGQHTKMVNQILIASHMMGACEGLLYAIRAGLDATKVIESVGSGAAGSWAINNLGPRMIRRDFEPGFFVEHFIKDLGIALDEAAQLGLALPGLALASQLYEAVKAQGHGRAGTQALLLMLERLNGLEAAGPSAKLEGASPPSRL encoded by the coding sequence ATGGAGACATCGCCGAAGCGCATCGCATGGATCGGTCTGGGCGTCATGGGATTGCCGATGGCCGGACACCTGCTCAGGCAGGGGCATCGTCTGACGGTTTACACGCGCACGCGGGGCAAGGCGTCGCCGTTGCTGGAGCAGGGCGCCGCATGGGCCGACACGCCCGCGGCGGCGTCGGACGGCGCGGACATCGCCATCTCGATGGTGGGCATGCCAAGCGACGTGGAGGAGACGCACCTGGGTCCGTCAGGCACGCTGGCGGCGGCGAATCCGCCGAAGCTGCTCATCGACATGACGACCAGCCGCCCCTCGCTGGCGCGTCGCATCCACCGGGAGGCCGCACGACGCGGGGCCGGATCGCTGGATGCGCCGGTCAGCGGCGGCGATGTCGGGGCGCGGAACGCATCGCTGTCGATCATGGTGGGTGGCGACGCGGCGGACTTCGAGCGTGCATTGCCGATCCTGCGAGCCATGGGGCGGACGATCATCCACCAGGGCGGGCCTGGCGCGGGGCAGCACACCAAGATGGTCAACCAGATCCTGATCGCCTCGCACATGATGGGCGCGTGTGAGGGTCTGCTCTACGCGATCCGCGCCGGGCTGGATGCGACGAAGGTGATCGAGTCCGTCGGCTCCGGGGCGGCAGGTTCGTGGGCCATCAACAACCTGGGGCCGCGGATGATCCGGCGCGACTTCGAGCCGGGCTTCTTCGTGGAGCATTTCATCAAGGATCTGGGCATCGCGCTGGACGAGGCGGCGCAGCTCGGCCTCGCCCTGCCGGGGCTGGCCCTGGCCAGCCAGCTCTACGAGGCGGTGAAGGCGCAGGGGCACGGCCGGGCCGGTACGCAGGCGCTGCTGCTGATGCTGGAGCGCCTGAATGGGCTGGAGGCCGCCGGCCCTTCCGCGAAGCTCGAAGGCGCGTCGCCGCCTTCGCGGCTGTAG
- a CDS encoding FAD-dependent oxidoreductase, whose translation MSARLVVIGGGLAGIAVAVRLAEAGHKPLLIETKKKLGGRATSFIDPRNERELDNCQHVVMGCCTHLLDLFSRIGVLDRIQWHRELFWTKGDGIVDVIRPARLPAPFHMALALGRLSFLGKQDRAAIRRAMWRLIRLSPAGRQRWTGRAFSEFLAEQRQTENAIRCFWTPIIVSACNVALERCECSYAMQVFQEGFLANAWGGAVGLPTVPLWRLYDPAVDFIESRGGDVVDGVSARSLAFDGTRITGVVTPDGLIPCTSVVTAVPFDRLDKLVSDTLRRADARLQALDRFEISPILGVHLWFETPVMSQPHLVVVDAGVQWLFNKGVDEAGRQHLHAVISAADEWMELPEETIVDRVMVDLHRVLPRSRGLRPVEARAVKEKRATFALTPGIDAIRPRSAPGPIGLHGAVPNLYLAGDWCDTGWPATMEGAVRSGYEAAGAVTGQDCGVGDLPPGPLARVLGLKPAGRIA comes from the coding sequence GTGAGCGCGCGCCTGGTGGTCATCGGCGGCGGTCTGGCGGGCATCGCCGTCGCGGTTCGGCTGGCGGAAGCGGGACACAAGCCGCTGCTCATCGAGACGAAGAAGAAACTGGGCGGGCGCGCCACCAGTTTCATCGACCCGCGCAATGAGCGCGAACTCGACAACTGTCAGCACGTGGTGATGGGCTGCTGCACGCACCTGCTCGATTTGTTCAGCCGCATCGGCGTGCTCGACCGGATTCAGTGGCATCGCGAGCTGTTCTGGACGAAGGGCGACGGGATCGTGGACGTGATCCGACCAGCCCGCCTGCCCGCGCCGTTTCACATGGCCTTGGCGCTGGGGCGTCTCTCGTTCCTGGGCAAACAGGATCGCGCCGCCATCCGCCGCGCCATGTGGCGGCTGATCCGCCTCAGCCCGGCGGGGCGGCAGCGATGGACAGGCCGGGCCTTCAGCGAGTTCCTGGCGGAGCAGCGGCAGACGGAAAACGCGATCCGCTGTTTCTGGACGCCGATCATCGTCAGCGCCTGCAACGTGGCGCTCGAGCGATGTGAGTGCTCCTACGCCATGCAGGTCTTTCAGGAAGGGTTCCTCGCCAACGCATGGGGCGGCGCCGTGGGGCTGCCAACCGTGCCGCTCTGGCGGCTGTATGATCCGGCAGTCGACTTCATCGAGTCGCGCGGCGGAGACGTGGTCGATGGCGTTTCGGCCAGGTCGCTCGCGTTCGACGGTACGCGCATCACGGGCGTGGTTACGCCGGATGGACTGATTCCCTGCACGTCGGTCGTCACGGCGGTGCCCTTCGACCGGCTGGACAAGCTCGTCTCCGACACGCTCCGCCGGGCTGATGCGCGGCTGCAAGCCCTGGACCGGTTCGAGATCAGCCCGATTCTCGGCGTCCACCTCTGGTTTGAAACCCCGGTCATGTCGCAGCCGCACCTGGTCGTTGTGGATGCGGGCGTGCAGTGGCTCTTCAACAAGGGCGTCGATGAAGCGGGGCGCCAGCACCTGCACGCGGTCATCAGCGCGGCGGACGAATGGATGGAGCTGCCCGAGGAGACGATCGTCGATCGCGTCATGGTCGATCTTCATCGCGTGCTTCCGCGCAGCCGCGGGCTGAGGCCCGTCGAGGCCCGCGCCGTGAAGGAAAAGCGCGCCACCTTCGCGCTCACGCCGGGCATCGACGCCATTCGTCCGCGCTCCGCGCCGGGTCCGATCGGTTTGCACGGAGCGGTGCCGAATCTGTATCTCGCCGGTGACTGGTGCGATACCGGCTGGCCGGCGACGATGGAAGGAGCGGTTCGCAGCGGCTACGAGGCCGCCGGCGCGGTGACGGGCCAGGACTGCGGCGTCGGCGATCTTCCACCCGGCCCGCTGGCGCGGGTTCTCGGGCTCAAACCCGCGGGCCGAATCGCCTGA
- a CDS encoding phytoene/squalene synthase family protein produces the protein MTAPIGPADLDRAFAWCERVTRERAGNFYHGLKLAPTRKRAALFALYAWMREADDLVDGGAAGLRGQPSAVSHRPSGGDRLPATPGDSGAHAVSHECRSALDQFRADTDASLAGQPASSPSPLWVALSAVARDFPIRRQHFHDMIDGQIADLTVRSYATFEDLRAYCYRVASTVGLLCISIWGYSDPAAERHAVDRGVAFQLTNILRDVAEDFDGGRVYLPGEDFERHGLTPEVLRHWRAPDRCARFMAEQVQRARDHYVRSTPLEGLIEPDCRPVLWAMTTIYASLLEKIGRHPRRAATGGRVRLSAFRKGLIALEATRRTYLSAGAGAGA, from the coding sequence ATGACGGCGCCAATCGGACCAGCCGACCTCGACCGCGCCTTCGCGTGGTGCGAGCGGGTGACTCGCGAGCGGGCGGGAAACTTCTACCACGGACTGAAGCTCGCCCCGACGCGCAAGCGCGCCGCGCTGTTCGCCCTGTACGCCTGGATGCGGGAGGCGGACGACCTGGTGGACGGGGGGGCGGCGGGGCTCAGAGGCCAGCCGTCAGCCGTCAGCCATCGGCCGTCTGGGGGCGATCGATTGCCGGCGACGCCCGGCGACTCCGGCGCTCATGCGGTCTCGCACGAGTGCCGATCGGCGCTGGATCAGTTCCGCGCCGATACCGATGCGTCGCTGGCGGGACAGCCCGCATCCTCTCCTTCACCGCTGTGGGTCGCCCTTTCGGCGGTGGCGCGGGACTTTCCCATCCGTCGCCAGCACTTTCACGACATGATCGACGGACAGATCGCCGATCTGACGGTGCGTTCCTACGCCACGTTCGAGGATCTGCGGGCATACTGCTACCGCGTCGCGTCCACGGTCGGGCTGCTGTGCATTTCGATCTGGGGTTACAGCGATCCAGCGGCGGAGAGGCACGCCGTCGATCGGGGCGTCGCCTTTCAACTGACCAATATTCTGCGTGACGTGGCGGAGGACTTTGACGGCGGGCGCGTGTACCTGCCGGGAGAGGATTTCGAGCGTCACGGGCTGACGCCGGAGGTTCTGCGCCACTGGCGTGCGCCGGATCGTTGCGCCCGGTTCATGGCTGAGCAGGTGCAGCGGGCGCGCGACCATTATGTCCGCAGCACCCCGCTGGAGGGGTTGATCGAACCCGACTGCCGCCCCGTGCTGTGGGCGATGACGACGATCTACGCCTCGCTGCTGGAGAAGATCGGGCGCCACCCGCGGCGCGCCGCCACCGGCGGACGGGTGCGATTGAGCGCGTTCCGCAAGGGATTGATTGCGCTCGAAGCCACGCGGCGCACCTACCTGAGCGCCGGCGCGGGAGCCGGGGCGTGA
- the hpnC gene encoding squalene synthase HpnC: protein MTTFVHQLERNGPERVETFSERDARAWAVRQATSHYENFSVLSALVPPDRREDFAAVYAFCRWADDLADEVHSPQRSLELLDWWRRELAQCFAGDPRHPVFIALAPTIRRHDLPIEPFEALIGAFEQDQRVTRYDTWEQLLGYCRGSADPVGRLVLMVLGESRDAARFERSDAVCTALQLTNHWQDVRRDILDRNRVYIPREMIRGERFDERLRQSAAQGWAVDGSFLDQSRRAIRACVRRTWPLFEKGEGLLDLVSDRARPIIWLFIAGGEHVLHRIETWDYETALHRPTLGPVTKARLVFRAWRLARGWGGTRRRAGGAP from the coding sequence ATGACGACCTTCGTTCACCAGCTCGAACGCAACGGCCCCGAACGGGTGGAAACCTTCTCCGAGCGCGACGCCCGGGCGTGGGCGGTGCGGCAGGCGACCTCGCACTACGAGAACTTCAGCGTGCTTTCGGCGCTGGTGCCGCCGGATCGGCGCGAGGACTTCGCCGCCGTCTACGCCTTCTGCCGCTGGGCCGACGACCTGGCTGACGAGGTCCACAGCCCGCAGCGCTCGCTGGAGCTGCTGGACTGGTGGCGACGGGAGCTGGCCCAGTGCTTCGCGGGCGACCCGCGCCATCCCGTCTTCATCGCGCTGGCGCCCACCATCCGGCGGCATGACCTGCCGATCGAGCCGTTCGAGGCGCTCATCGGCGCGTTCGAGCAGGATCAGCGGGTGACTCGCTATGACACGTGGGAGCAGTTGCTGGGCTACTGCCGGGGCAGCGCTGATCCCGTCGGGCGTCTGGTGCTGATGGTGCTGGGCGAATCGCGCGACGCGGCGCGATTCGAACGCAGCGACGCCGTCTGCACCGCCCTTCAGTTGACCAACCACTGGCAGGACGTTCGCCGCGACATCCTTGACCGGAACCGCGTGTATATCCCGCGCGAGATGATCCGGGGGGAACGATTCGACGAGCGGCTTCGCCAGAGCGCCGCGCAGGGGTGGGCGGTGGACGGTTCATTCCTCGACCAGTCCCGTCGGGCCATCCGCGCCTGCGTGCGGCGCACCTGGCCGCTCTTTGAGAAGGGCGAAGGGCTGCTGGACCTCGTCTCCGACCGGGCCAGGCCGATTATCTGGCTGTTCATCGCCGGCGGCGAGCACGTGCTCCACCGCATCGAGACATGGGACTACGAGACCGCGCTGCATCGGCCCACGCTCGGACCCGTGACCAAGGCGCGGCTGGTCTTCCGCGCCTGGCGCCTGGCTCGCGGCTGGGGGGGAACGAGACGCCGGGCGGGAGGCGCCCCATGA